A single genomic interval of Armigeres subalbatus isolate Guangzhou_Male chromosome 1, GZ_Asu_2, whole genome shotgun sequence harbors:
- the LOC134206086 gene encoding uncharacterized protein LOC134206086, translating to MENDLESFFLAQNVETQRDKRAQLAYLGGPGLQELLRHLPGVNQVPHVSNDPPYYDVAIKSLNDYFEPFRRKTYERHIFHQIVQNPEERFTDFVMRLRKQISRCNYNACVVDELIADRITQGCKSQELRTKLLQRDRSLEEIVALGTSMAESWDQSKKLVKPNTQTRPEFEVHSVAKPPFRSFTHRRATNSPGFQYRKQSDRQQNNFNCYGCGRRGHVQGSIECPAKQTKCAACGKLGHWAKRCYAARQGFKRRANDNSSEPQAKRIRAVQEEIEDGQPKDFVFYAMGRIVFNFYVGGVYIPMTIDSGADANIIKRSVWEQMKEAGECNYKVGAKFYVLEDGLRCLFGDQTAKDLQVLKVGYDIEAIDTQRCSPFPKLRGVEVEIPINDQVQPVQQPYRRPPIAMEEKIEEKLRTLLELNIIEPAPGPSPWVSPVVPVLKDSGEVRLCVDMRRANQAVLRETHPLPLVDELLSSVSGAVLFSRLDIKDAYYQVELSERSRPITTFITKYKRLMFGVSCAPEIFQKTMETITAGLEGVIVYLDDTIVFGSRSANLADVFSRLCEQSPEPFDEKGEEYIRNVVAQSVPIAVTLQKVKEETASDEELQQVLRCLQSGSIEGLQKEYKPYADELCSFDGVLLRGSRLVVPFKLREEVLSVAHEAHPGIAAMKRRLRQKVWWPCIDKQVEQIVKKCKQCILVSSLGPPEPLKSTKMPEKPWVDIAVDFMGPLPSGHTLFVLVDYYSRFTETIVMKQITAKRTVQALHETFSRFGVPETIRSDNGPQFVSEEMRLYCNEYGITLRKTTPYWPQANGEVERANKTILKHLKISQQTARVAPSMLMFKRLFRDKLPSYSEQPNGEEEEILDRDRERKQKDADYADGKRHAKTSDISEGDTVVVKRVVKENKLSTTFAPEEYTVTKLVGSEATVKSNTSGRVLQRNVAHLKPLPVPENSSNNDLSGNVPTEFLSSKQNNRNEAGAEFSGIRKDMRSNRGLRMLRRPGYLKDYHTDTVYDV from the exons ATGGAAAATGATTTGGAGTCGTTCTTCCTTGCTCAAAATGTCGAAACACAGCGCGATAAGCGTGCGCAATTAGCGTATCTTGGTGGGCCAGGACTTCAGGAATTGTTACGCCATTTGCCCGGGGTTAATCAAGTCCCACATGTATCGAATGATCCACCATATTACGACGTTGCAAttaaaagcctgaatgattatTTTGAACCGTTCCGTCGCAAGACGTATGAGCGGCACATCTTTCATCAGATTGTACAAAACCCTGAAGAAAGATTTACGGATTTCGTTATGCGTTTGCGAAAGCAAATTTCGAGGTGCAATTACAATGCGTGCGTTGTGGACGAACTAATTGCTGATCGCATCACGCAAGGATGCAAGTCGCAGGAACTTCGGACAAAACTTCTTCAGAGAGATCGATCGCTTGAGGAGATCGTTGCGTTAGGAACCAGTATGGCTGAATCGTGGGATCAGTCAAAGAAGCTGGTAAAACCCAATACACAAACAAGACCTGAATTCGAAGTTCATTCTGTAGCAAAACCGCCTTTCCGTTCGTTTACTCATCGAAGAGCAACCAACTCACCTGGTTTTCAATATCGGAAGCAGTCTGATCGCCaacagaacaatttcaattgCTACGGTTGCGGTCGGCGAGGTCATGTTCAAGGAAGCATCGAGTGTCCGGCAAAGCAGACTAAATGTGCGGCATGTGGCAAACTCGGTCACTGGGCAAAGAGATGCTATGCTGCAAGGCAAGGGTTTAAGCGCCGTGCCAATGACAATTCCTCAGAACCACAAGCCAAACGTATTCGTGCGGTCCAGGAGGAAATTGAAGACGGTCAACCGAAAGACTTTGTGTTTTATGCGATGGGacgaattgttttcaatttttatgtagGCGGAGTCTATATTCCCATGACGATTGACTCCGGCGCAGATGCTAACATTATCAAAAGGAGTGTTTGGGAGCAAATGAAGGAAGCGGGAGAAT GCAACTACAAAGTAGGAGCGAAATTTTATGTTCTTGAGGATGGCCTACGTTGCTTGTTCGGTGACCAAACAGCCAAGGACCTACAAGTTCTTAAAGTTGGATATGACATTGAAGCAATCGACACACAACGCTGCAGCCCGTTTCCAAAACTGCGAGGTGTGGAGGTAGAAATACCGATCAACGACCAAGTACAGCCAGTGCAACAGCCGTATCGACGTCCACCAATTGCGATGGAAGAAAAGATTGAGGAGAAACTTCGAACACTGCTAGAGCTCAACATCATCGAGCCTGCTCCAGGGCCATCACCATGGGTGTCACCTGTGGTGCCCGTGCTTAAAGATTCCGGAGAAGTTCGCCTCTGTGTCGACATGCGACGGGCTAATCAAGCGGTCCTCCGGGAAACACACCCTTTACCGCTTGTAGATGAGTTGTTGTCGTCAGTATCGGGGGCAGTACTGTTTTCCAGACTTGATATCAAGGATGCCTATTATCAGGTGGAGCTGTCCGAAAGGTCAAGACCGATTACAACATTTATCACCAA GTATAAACGCTTGATGTTCGGGGTCAGCTGTGCccctgaaatatttcagaaaacaaTGGAGACAATTACAGCTGGCCTCGAAGGAGTTATCGTATACCTGGACGACACTATCGTGTTCGGCTCTA GGTCTGCCAACCTTGCTGACGTTTTTTCGAGACTGTGCGAACAATCTCCCGAGCCTTTTGATGAAAAAGGAGAGGAGTACATTCGGAATGTGGTGGCACAATCAGTCCCCATCGCAGTCACATTACAAAAAGTTAAGGAAGAAACGGCTAGTGATGAGGAGCTTCAACAGGTACTAAGGTGTCTTCAATCAGGGTCAATAGAAGGACTGCAAAAAGAATACAAACCGTATGCAGATGAGCTTTGTAGTTTCGATGGTGTTTTGCTAAGAGGTAGTCGACTGGTGGTTCCTTTTAAACTACGCGAAGAAGTTTTAAGTGTGGCTCACGAGGCGCATCCGGGGATTGCGGCTATGAAGCGTCGCCTGCGTCAAAAAGTTTGGTGGCCGTGCATCGACAAGCAGGTTGAGCAAATTGTGAAGAAATGTAAGCAGTGTATACTTGTTTCTTCTCTTGGGCCACCGGAGCCTTTAAAGAGTACTAAAATGCCTGAGAAACCATGGGTTGATATAGCGGTTGATTTCATGGGACCACTCCCTTCGGGCCATACACTGTTCGTGCTAGTGGACTACTACAGTAGATTCACAGAAACAATTGTTATGAAACAAATAACGGCGAAACGCACAGTACAGGCTCTGCATGAGACTTTTAGCAGATTTGGAGTGCCTGAAACTATTAGGTCGGATAATGGACCACAGTTTGTGAGCGAGGAAATGCGTTTATATTGTAATGAATATGGTATAACACTGAGGAAAACAACGCCGTACTGGCCACAAGCTAACGGTGAAGTGGAACGGGCGAACAAAACAATATTGAAACACCTTAAGATAAGTCAACAGACAGCAA GGGTGGCACCTTCAATGTTGATGTTCAAGCGATTGTTCCGAGATAAGCTACCCAGCTACAGTGAACAACCCAATGGGGAGGAGGAGGAGATATTAGATAGAGACAGGGAAAGGAAACAGAAAGATGCTGATTATGCGGATGGCAAACGTCATGCAAAGACCTCAGATATTTCAGAGGGGGATACTGTTGTGGTGAAACGAGTTGTGAAAGAGAATAAACTCTCGACAACATTTGCACCCGAAGAGTATACAGTGACAAAACTAGTAGGATCAGAAGCAACGGTTAAATCTAATACTTCGGGACGAGTGCTGCAAAGAAATGTGGCGCATCTGAAGCCACTCCCTGTACCGGAAAATTCATCAAACAATGATTTATCTGGCAATGTACCAACTGAGTTCCTTTCTTCGAAACAAAATAACAGAAATGAAGCGGGAGCCGAATTTAGTGGAATACGAAAGGATATGAGATCGAATCGAGGTTTGCGGATGTTACGGAGACCAGGATATCTGAAGGATTACCACACTGACACAGTATACGACGTTTAA